The genomic region GCGACGGCCAGGACCACCATCAGGGAAAAACGGAACAGTCCGACCCCACCGAGGAACAGCATCGCCGCAGCCGCCCCCATCATCACGACGGTGGCACCGAAGTCCGGTTCCATCAGCAACAGCCCCGCCATCGGCAGCAGCACGATGAACGGCTTGAAGAAGCCCATCCAGCTTTCACGCACTTCTTTCTGGCGACGCACCAGATAACCGGCGAGGTAGATCACCACGAACACCTTGGCGATCTCGGAAGGCTGAACGTTGAAGAAGCTGAAGCCGATCCAGCGCATCGAACCGTTCACCTCGCGGCCGATCCCCGGAACAATCACCATCACCAGCAAGCCGAACGCACCAATCAGCATCAGCCAGCCCAGGCGTTGCCAGGTGGCAATCGGAATCATCATGGTGACGATGCAGGCACCCAGGCCCAGCACAACGTAGATAAGGTGGCGAATCATGTAGTACAGGGCGCTGCCCGACTGCACCGCCCCCACCTCGGTCGATGCCGAGGCAATCATGATCAGTCCCAGGCCGAGCAGTGCCAGGCAACCGGCGAGCATCGGGAAATCGAGGTCGATACCGCGCCCGGTAATGAGCGGCGATGGATACGGCTTGATGATGTTTCTCAAGCTCATGCCAGATCCTCCACGGCGCGGACGAACTGGTGACCACGGTCTTCATAGTTCTTGAACATGTCGAAACTGGCGCAGGCCGGCGACAGCAGTACCGCATCGCCCTTTTCGGCGATGTTGCGGCATTGCTCGACCGCTTCGATCAGCGAGCCGACGCGAATCAGTGGCACGGCAACGCCAATGGCCTCACCGATCTTGTCGGAATCACGGCCCATCAAAATGACGGCGCGGCAGTTGGCCGCCACCGGATCACGCAAATCCTTGAACTCGGCGCCCTTGCCATCGCCACCGGCGATCAGCACAAGCTTGCCGTCGATGTCCGCGCCCAGGCCTTCGATGGCCGCCAGAGCGGCGCCAACGTTGGTGGCTTTGGAGTCGTTGTAGTAGCTCACACCATCGAGGTCGCGGACCCACTGGCAGCGATGCTCGAGCCCGGCGAAAGTGCGCAGGGCCGAAAGCATGGCATCGAATGGCAGGCCGACGGCGTGGCCGAGCGCCAATGCCGCGAGGGCGTTGGACTGGTTATGCGCGCCACGAACTTTCAACTCGCGCACCGGCATCAGGTTCTGGAATTCGAAGGCCAGGTATTTCTCGCCATCCTCTTCCCGAATGCCGAAGGCCTTGAAGTCGGGTTTGTTCAAACCGAAGGTCCAGCACGGCTGACCTTCGCCCATCAGCGGACGGCTCAAGACGTCGTGACGGTTGACCACAAACTGCCTGGCGCCCCGGAAGATCCGGTGCTTGGCCAGGTGATAGGCCGGCAGACCGCTGTAGCGGTCCATGTGGTCTTCACTGATGTTGAGCACGGTCGCCACTTCAGCGTTGAGCTGATCGGTGGTTTCGAGCTGGAAGCTCGACAGTTCCATCACGTACAGCTCGACGTCATCGCTGAGCAAATCCAGCGCCGGCGTGCCAAGGTTGCC from Pseudomonas sp. GGS8 harbors:
- the murD gene encoding UDP-N-acetylmuramoyl-L-alanine--D-glutamate ligase, which gives rise to MSLIASDHFRIVVGLGKSGMSLVRFLANRGVSFAVADTRENPPELATLKRDYPHVEVRCGELDVEFLCRADELYVSPGLALATPALQAAAARGVKMSGDIELFARNAKAPIVAITGSNAKSTVTTLVGEMAAAAGKRVAVGGNLGTPALDLLSDDVELYVMELSSFQLETTDQLNAEVATVLNISEDHMDRYSGLPAYHLAKHRIFRGARQFVVNRHDVLSRPLMGEGQPCWTFGLNKPDFKAFGIREEDGEKYLAFEFQNLMPVRELKVRGAHNQSNALAALALGHAVGLPFDAMLSALRTFAGLEHRCQWVRDLDGVSYYNDSKATNVGAALAAIEGLGADIDGKLVLIAGGDGKGAEFKDLRDPVAANCRAVILMGRDSDKIGEAIGVAVPLIRVGSLIEAVEQCRNIAEKGDAVLLSPACASFDMFKNYEDRGHQFVRAVEDLA
- the ftsW gene encoding putative lipid II flippase FtsW, which produces MRNIIKPYPSPLITGRGIDLDFPMLAGCLALLGLGLIMIASASTEVGAVQSGSALYYMIRHLIYVVLGLGACIVTMMIPIATWQRLGWLMLIGAFGLLVMVIVPGIGREVNGSMRWIGFSFFNVQPSEIAKVFVVIYLAGYLVRRQKEVRESWMGFFKPFIVLLPMAGLLLMEPDFGATVVMMGAAAAMLFLGGVGLFRFSLMVVLAVAAVVLLIQMQPYRMARLTNFADPWADQFGAGYQLSQALIAFGRGEWLGVGLGNSVQKQFYLPEAHTDFVFSVLAEELGAVGSLCTVALFVFVCIRGMYIGLWAEKAKQFFAAYVAYGLSFLWIGQFLINIGVNVGLLPTKGLTLPFLSYGGSSLVICCACLGLLLRIEWESRTHLGSEEMEFHESDFAEEPNHGR